In Methanocaldococcus sp. FS406-22, the genomic stretch ACCCATGGGCATGGTATAACAAAGCAAATGTTTATGCGAATACAGACCACTTTTATCATTATGACAAATATCCAAATGAAACTTATATTCAAGCGGGATTAGCAGACGAACAAAAAAACTATGATATGGCGATGAAATGCGTCCATAGATTTATGGAACTAGATCCAAAAGATGCACCATTAGGCTATCAATTAATAGGAGCTGCAAACTACCTCTACTATGATACTTATAATGATAAAGTAAAGTATGTTTTACCTCCAGATTTTGAGGCATTAAAAGGAATTGATGAGATATATAAAGTTTCTGGAAAAGGAGGAACTGCATCATTATTAGCAAACATTGCTAGAACATACTTATCAATGGGAGAATTTAACGACTCCTATAAATATTATGTATACTCACAAATTACAGACCCTAAAGAAAATCCAATGGCAAAGTATGCAATTCCTGAAGGTCCAGCATTTGAGCACTTAGTATGGTCAGCGATAATTCTTGCAGAGTTGCACGATCCAAAAGTTAATTATGCATTAGCAAACAAATACTGCCACATGTTCGTTGATAATTACGGACCTAAATTAGGGTGGACTATGGATTTAGGTTACATGCCTACAGCAGTTTCAGCATATCAATTAGGAAAATATGATGAAGTTCTAAAATGTTGTAATTTAATCATAAATAAATACTCAAATCCAAAATCAGATGACTTAGATGATTACTCACCATACTACGGAGAGGCTAACAGATACATTGCAATGGTTGATATGAAAAAAGGAGATTTAGAAGATGCTATAAAACACTTAAAAGAAAATATTAGATTTTCTTCAATGATGGTTCCTCCTGCCGATGACTATCCAGCTGACATTCCAGTAGGGTATTATGAACGAGGATTAGCATACTACTTCCTAGGCAAATACACTGGAAACAAATCATACTACGAACTGGCTTTAAAAGACTTTAAATATTTAGTAGATAATCCAAATGTTTCAAATAGAAGTATAGCTCACGAAAACTATTATTTCCTTGGAACAGTTATGACTGGCTGCACATATGCTAAATTAGGAGATTATAACAATGCTCAAAAATACCTAAAAATGGCATTAGATGAACTATCTACAAATGAACAACTAATAGGATACAACAAATACTTTAGAAAAGATACTGAAATGTTATACAATGAAATGAAAAACAAAGATTTCAAAGGAATAGATGCATTCCCATGGCTGTGGGAAATTGAACACTAAAAAAATTTTATTTTTATTTTATTATTTTTTATTCTCTAGTCGTAGTTTTTATCTGCACATAGAAACGATTATTTTGTAGATAGTGCTTTTTATTTTAACATACAAATATGAAATTTATATAAATGGGAGATTTTAACACTTCTAAAATCTCTTGTGGCTGCGATACCTTAGAATAGTTACATAACTATACTAAAATAAAATTATATTAAATCGTAGATATTAATTCATAACGATTCATTAATAATATGACGAAAATTATAAAGAGATTCCTAATTTTTTGTAATATTGACTGAGGTGAATAAAATGAAAAACTTGGAAAAAAATATTGATAATGAACTGGAAGAGCTCGTAAAATTTCATGGACACCTTTGTTTTGGGTTAGCCTTGGGATACAGAGTTGGAAAAGTTGTAAGACAGTATTTTAGTCGAGCTGAAGATGAGGAATTGGTAGCTATTGTTGAAAATGATTCATGTAGTATAGATGCAATACAATATATGTTAGGATGTACATTTGGAAAAGGAAATTTAATATATAAAGATTATGGAAAGCACGTATATATTTTTTATTCAAGAATTCAGAAAAAAGCTATTAAGATTTCAGTTCAAGGAACTCTACTTGAGTATATTGAAAATATGGTTAATACATTTGAGGAATATAAAGAAAAGCTAAAAAAAGAAAATGACGAGAATGAAACCATAAAAGAAAAACTGAAGGACTTTGCAAAAAAATTGAACAACCAGATAATTGAGAAAGTATTAACATCTTCTGATGATGAATTATTTAACATAAGTTGGATTGATATTAAACCTCCAAAAAGAGCTAAGATTTATCGTTTAGTAAAATGTGAAGTGTGTGGAGAATATTTTATAGAAACAAAAGGAAGATTAATAAACAAAAAAATTGTATGCAAAGAATGCTTTGAAAAATTACTAAATCAAGAGGATGAAGATTAAAATTACCCAATACGCATATATAAAAGGAGAATTGTTAGCAAAACTTTATGGGTTAATCTAAGAATTTATATGAATTTATATAAAAATACTAATATTTGGAAATCACTAAATCTTGCAAATTAAACATAAGGTTAAGTATCCCCTATTTTCCTAAAGGTTTTTATTCTATGATGTGCCAAATATTATTATTAAAAATTTATGAACAAAATTATGTACGGTGAAAACTTGTACAAAAAAATAGTTATTCCAACTGATGGCTCAGATGTTTCACTTGAAGCTGCAAAGCATGCAGTCAATATAGCTAAGGAGTTTGACGCAGAGGTTTATGCAATATACGTTGTTGATGTCTCCCCATTTGTTGGTTTACCAGCAGAGGGCACTTGGGAAATGATAAGTGAGCTACTAAAAGAGGAGGGGCATGAGGCATTAAAAAAGGTTAAAAAATTGGCAGAGGAGTGGGGAGTTAAAATTCACACAGAAATGTTAGAAGGAGTCCCTGCAAAAGAAATTGTTGAATTTGCCGAAAAGAAAAAGGCAGATTTGATTGTCATGGGAACTACTGGAAAGACAGGATTAGAAAGGATATTATTGGGAAGTGTTGCAGAGAGAGTTATTAAAAATGCCCACTGTCCAGTTTTGGTAGTTAAGAAGCCAAAGAAAGAAGAATAAATTACAATAAATCCTTAAAGTATTTTAAAAGTGATGGTTTTTTAGTGATTATTCTTTTAACAAATTTTTTCAAATCAATACCATCTAAACTCTCTCCTAAAGCTTCTGCTAAAGCATCTAACTCATCATCACTCATCTTCTCTAAAATTTTTCTATATTTTAGATGATTCATTAAATATTCATAATGCTTCTCTTTCCATCTTCTTTCATATTCTTTTAGGGTTTCTTCACTCCAATCATTTAATTTTATAGCTTTACTTGCTACTTCTCCAGCTATTAATCCACAATCCATAGCTAAATAAATTCCTCCACCAGTTAATGGGCTTATCTGACCAGCAGCATCTCCAACAACTAAAACTCCATCAGTATAGGTTTTTTCTATAGGTCCAGAAACAGGAGCCCCTCCAACTTTAAATTCTATTGGTGTTGCATCCTTTAACCTATCTTTAGCTAAGCCATTTTCTATAAATTCCTCCAAGTAATCAATTGCCTTCTTTTTCTTGTCTCTAACTCCTAAACCTACATTTGCTGTCTCTCCTTTAGGGAATATCCAAACATAACCACCTGGAGCTACTTCATTACCAAAATAGAATTCCATCATATTTTTATCCAACAATTCAACATTTGTCATTTCATATTCTGCACAGGAACAAATCTCTAATGGTTTTTTCTTTGCCTTTAAACCAGCATATTCAGCTATGTTGCTCTCAACACCATCAGCAGCTATAACAACCTTAGTCTTTATAACATATTCTTCTCCCAAAAATTCAACTATAACATTCCAATAATCTCCATCCCTCTCTAAACCAATAGCTGTTGTTTTCACTGCTACTTTAGCTCCTGCTTTAGCTGCTCTGATAGCCAAATACTTGTCAAAAATTTTTCTCTCAACTATATATCCTTGAGCTTTATCTTGAGTTACTGTAACTTTTTTTCCAGATGGGGAGAAGAGAATTCCCCCCTTAATAATGTTTCTAACAAACTCTGGTTTAGGTTTTATTCCAAATTCCTCTATTGAAGGAATTGCCTCAGCACACCTAACTGGCTCCCCAATCTCTTGAGATTTTTCAATCAACAGTGTTTTAGTCCCATTTTTTGCTGATGCATAACTTGCCATACTTCCTCCAGGACCTGCTCCTACAACAACAACATCATATATATCATTTAACTCTCTCATCATTCCCCCTCTAATGCATTTAATGGACATACTATTGTACATAATTTGCAGTTACTGCATTTTTCTTCATCAATAACTATAATATGTTCTATCAAATTGATAGCCAGTTTTTCACAAACTCCAACGCACGCTCCACAATAACCACATTTTTTGTAGTTTATTTTTACCATAATTTCCCCCAATCTATGTTGTTAATCAAACTAAAACATTATTGGTCGCTTGTTGAGTGACTAAAGAGTAACTATTGGTATTTATTATATATTACTTATGCCAAAATATATTTAATGTTGCAGTCTTAGAGTTTTAAGTTCTATAATTAATATTTTTTTGGTGGAGTGCATGGTATTAAAAATAAAAGATAATATTTACTGTATGAGCTTCATAGAATGGAAAGCTAAAGAATATAGAAGCTTAGATATTAACAAAGGGACTACATATAATTCATATCTCATCTCAGATAAAAATAATAATGTTTTGATTGATACTGTTAGGATGAAATCGTTTGATGAACTATTGAGTAATTTGAAAAATATTGTTAATCTGAAATTAGACTATATCATCTCAAGTCATATTAGCTTAGACCACAATGAGTGTATAGGAAAGCTTGTTGAACTCATAGGAGCAAAGGTTATAACTACAAAAATTGGAAAATATTATTTAGATGCTCAATTTGATACAGAAAATTGGGAGTTTGTCATTGTGAAGAATGGAGATGAGATAAATATTGGAAACAGAACATTAAAATTTATAACTGACAGTAAATTTGGGCATATGCTAACATACTGTGTAGAAGATAAAATTCTATTTTCAAATGATTTATTTGGGCAGCATGTGGTTTATAAAGAAAAAATAGATATTGATGTTGGACATAAAATCATGCCTGAAGCTAAAGAATATTTTGCCAACATTTTACTACCTTATAGAAAAAGTATCCTAAAAATTTTAAATATCTTGAAGGATTTGGACTTAGAATATATATGCCCCTCACACGGTGTTATTTGGCATAGAATGGTTGACGAGATTTTAACAAAATACCGCATATGGAGTTCTGATTCATGTAAAAATGTCGCAGTTATTGTCTATGCGACTATATACTACTCAACAGAAAAGATAGCTCGGGCTCTTGGAGAGGGGTTAGTTGAGGGAGGGGTTGATGTAATATACCATAGATTAGACACATCCCCGCTGAATATTATAGTTAGGGATATTTTAGATGCAAAGTATGTGTTAATTGGTTCTCCAACGATAAATATGAATGTACATCCGAAGATTGGAATGTTACTAACCTATATAGAAGGATTAAAGCCAAGTAATAAAAAAATTGGTGTAGCTTTTGGTTCCTATGGATGGAAAGAATGTGCAACTAAAAGAATAATTGATGTTTTTAAAAAATTAGGATTTAAAATTGTTGATGATGAGATATTGACATTTAGGTTTCCTCCAAAAGAAAATGACATTAAAAAAATTAAAGAATTTGGTAGAAAGTTAGCAAAAATTGATGTATAATCAAAAGATATACTCTTTAATCATCCTCTTAACATTTTCAACCATTAATTTGATATCATTAGAAGGAGAGACTAAATATTTTTCATCTAAAGTATCTAATATATCCTCAGCTTTAATGTAACCTTCTAAAAATGCTGGTGGGGCATACTTTAAACCTACTCCATAACCTCCCTCCAAAACTGCTGCAATACTATATTTACTTAGCTTAGCCCCTACAAATCTATAAAAAGTTTCAGTTAAATCCATGCTTGCAAGACCATCATTTATAAAGGCATCAAATCCTGCAGAAACTAAAACAACATCTGGTTTAAAGTAATCCAATATTGGTTCAACAACTTCATTCCAAGCAAATATATAATCGAAATCTGTCGAATGTGATGGGAAAGGAAGGTTTATTTTAGTACCCTCTGCCTTTTCTCCACCAATATCAAATACATCTCCTGTTCCAGGATAGATACCTTTTTGATGGAAATCTATATGGATAACGTTTTCATCATTCCAAAAGATTTCTTGAGTCCCGTTTCCATGATGAACATCAAAATCAATTATTATAACTCTTTTTAAATACTTTTTAGCCAATCCTGCAGCCCCTGCTATATTATTAAAGATACAAAATCCGTTTGACATTGCTCCTAAAGCTTTTCCAGAGATTCCTGCATGATGCCCAGGTGGTCTTGTTAAAGCAAAATATAAATCTTTCTCTTTTAATGCTAATTTTACAGCTTCTTTTGCCAATTTAAAGGCAGTTAATGCAGCATCTAAAGTTCCATGGGATATGTATGTATCGCCATCATAATAATTAAATGAATCATTACAAAGCTTTACTATTGAATTTACATACTCTTTGCTGTGAATTTCCAAAACTTCATCAATAGAAGATTTTCCTTCGATTAAAATTATGTCATTAAATCCTCTCAATTTTAAGCTATTTAAAATAGTCTCAACTCTCTCTGGATTTTCAACATGATAAAATTTTGGTTTATGTTTTAGAACATCTGGATTGTATAAAATTTTTGGCATTATAGACACCTAAAAAATTTGGCTGATTTAGTTATTAGTTAAAATATATTTTACTAAAAAAGGGAATTTATAATTTTCTTTAAGATATTATCACAATTTATAATTTCTCTGCAAACTCATAACCCTTACTAAAAGCCAGTAAGTTTTTCTCTTCAGTTCCCTTTGGAACACTGTCTAAAATTGCCTTTTCCATACTCTCCTTTGAGACGATATTTGTTAATCTTGTTAAAGCTCCTAACATAACTATATTTGCAACAATAGGCAATTTTATTTCCTCTGAGGCAATTCTTGTGAATGGGATTTTATACATCGTTACATCAACCTCTGGCATTTTATCTGTTGAGACCAAATCTTCATCAACCAACAAAACTCCACCTTCTTTAATATCATCCTTGTACTTATCATAAGCCTGCTGTGATAAACAAACCAATATATCTGGCTTTATAACCTTTGGGAAATCTATTGGCTCATCACTAATAACAACCTCTGATTTACTCGCCCCCCCTCTTGCCTCTGGCCCATAAGACTGTGTTTGAACTGCCTCTTTATTATCATATAAAGCAGCAGCTCTTCCCAATATAACCCCGGCTAAGATTATCCCTTGTCCTCCAAAACCAGATAATCTTACCTCCTTTCTCATTTTAACCCTCCTTTATTCATTCTTTAATCTCTCAATTAATTTATGCAATTCTTCAACAAACTCTGGTTTTTCTATATCCAAAAACTCACCAACAACAATCTTTCCATTCAATTCCTCCTCACTCATATTCTTAGCTTTATTTATGTGGATTGAGTTTTCTTTTAAGAATTTAATCATATCAGCTGGCTTTCTTGAGATGTTAAACCTTCCATAGTACGTTGGACATTGAGAGACAACCTCAATAAATGCAAAGCCCTTCTTCTGAATACCTTTTTTAATTGACTTAACGAGCTGAATAGGGTGAGCTGTTGTCCATCTTGCTACATAACTTGCCCCTGCTGCAATTGCCATTTTACACAAATCCATAGCATTCTCTATACTACCATAAGGTGCTGTTGTTGCCTTTTTACCATAAGGTGTTGTTGGTGAAACCTGCCCCCCAGTCATTCCATAGATGTTGTTGTTTATACAGATGACAGTTAAGTCAATATTCCTCCTACAGCCATGGATAAAGTGATTTCCGCCTATAGCCGCTAAGTCCCCATCTCCAGTGAATACAACAACATGTTTGTCTGGTCTTGCTATCTTAATTCCTGTTGCAAATGCTATTGGTCTTCCGTGGGTTGTGTGTAAGGAATCACAATATAGATAGCCAGGAACTCTTGAAGAACAGCCTATCCCTGAAACAGCTATATAGTCCTCTGGCTTTATATTTAGCTCATCAATTGCCTTCAAAAAGCAATTCATAACAATTCCATTTCCACATCCAGAACAGAAGATGTGTGGTAATCTATCTTGCCTCATATACTTTAATGCAGGATGCAAACTACCACCTCAAATAATTTTGTAATTTTTAGACTTATTTTCTCATTACAACAGCGTGGCTAAGCTCAAAGATTGCTCCAGACAGCTCATTACCAATATCTTGAATGTCAGCTAAACTTAATTCAATCTCGTCTCTTTGGATGGATAAAGCAACTGGTAAATACTTATAGGCAATTTCAAACATTTCAAATGGTTTGCATAACAAATCAACAGCTATTAAGCCATTGAAACTTTCATTTTCATTGAAGTTTTTAGTTATAATCTTATTAATTATAATCTCATCCCTATCCAAAGAAATGAGCAGGTTTTTAATAACTTCTTCTTCATTTTTTCCAATTCCTTCAAACACTGCTTTAACTCTTATAAATCCTTCTTCTTCAAAATCAACTATTTCATCTTCATCATATTTACCTTTTTTATATTCTTCAACATCTATATCTTTTTTCTCTTTCACATATACATTGAATCCAATCTTATAAGTATTAACAAATGATTTAAATACACTTATAACTAAAGCTAAAACTTCATTTATTTCATTAGCTTTGAGTTTTAATTTTTCTGGTTTTATAACTTCAATATCTGCCCCATATTTTAAACAGAAGTTTATATAGTCCTTAAAGTTATCAAAATTTATCTCAAATTCCCCAATTTTTGTATAAAACTTTAAATTTCCTTCTTCTTCTATATCTTCATCTACATATCTAAGTTTAGCATTATATTTTTCTTTCAACTCATTAGCTAAGTTTTCAAATTCTTTTTCAACAATTTCTTTAGAATTTCCTTTAACTTCCTCTAATGCATGTATTTTTATCATTTTATCACCAAAAAAGTAAAAATGAGGTTAATAAAATTTTATTCAAACAGTGAATATCTTCTTATAACAAAGTCCTTTCCGAGTGTTGCTAAGAAAGCCCCTAACTTTGGTCCGTATTTTTTACCTAAGAGTATCATATACGATGCTTGAAATGCCTCTCTCGGATTTAAGCCAAGTTCTTTTGCTGTTTGATAAATCAACTCATGCAAGTTTAAAGCATCAAATTCAGTTGTTTTTAATTTTTCAGCAAAGTATTTAATCCATTCTTTTTGCTTATCCTTCAATTTTTCGTATATCTCTTTTGCCTCATTTTCATCAATTATAACCAACTTTTCCCCATATTTTAAAGCCCAGTTTCTTGCCATTAATAACCTATCCTTTAATTTTTTCATGCTGAACTCATCAATATCTTCAATGCTGTAATTATTTCTTCTTAATATTTCAAATACTCTTTCCATATCTACATCCTTCTTTTCTTCATCATAAGTTAGCTGAGCAATGATTGAGCAGAATCTGTATGGTATAACAAACGGCTTGCTTTCAGGAATTTTTGGTGTTGATAACTCATAAATCCTTATCTTTTCCTCTTCTTCTTCACTTAATTCATCTTTATCTTTATTGTTAAAGTAGAAATCCTCTAATCTATCATACTCATCCACTAAGTCAGGAATTTTCTTTAAATCAAAGTCTATATGTTTAGTTGGCTTACTCCTCAACAATAAGAATCTTAAAATCTCTGGATGAGCTATATGAGTCCAATCTTTTACAGCAAACACAACACCTTTTGAAGAACTCATCGGAATTGCTTTATCTCCAACTTTTAATTGAATCCATTCATAAACAACCTTTTTTGGTGGTTCATAATTATAAACTTCTCTTGCAATTAAAACTCCTGTATCGTAAGAACCCCCAGCTGCTGCGTGGTCTTTACCCATTGGCTCAATAGTTACATTAAATATACTCCACCTTGCCGGCCAATCAACTCTCCATGGGAGTTTTGCTCTTCCTTTATAGGGTTTTACCTCCCCTTGATATCCACACATCTCACATCTATAAGTTACTTCCTCCTTCTCACTATCATACGCTATAACCTTTGTTTTTAATTTTCCACAGTTTTCACAAACTATGTTTATTGGCCACCAGTCATCTGGTAGTGGGGAAGCTCTAAATTTATTCAAAATCTCCATAATTTTTTCTCTATTGTCTAAGGCAATCTTTATCTTTTCATCATAAAGCCCTTTTTTGTAATTTTCATCAGCTCTATAGGTAGTTAGCTCAACGCCTAAATCATCTAAACTTTCCAAATATGGATTTAAAAAGTGTTCAGCATAGCTCTCACAACAACCTTCTGGACATGGGATTTCACTTAATGGCATTCCTATATATTGCTCAAACTCTTTTGGTAAAAACGGATAGAGCTTTCTTAATGGGTCGTAGGTATCTGCTATAAAAATTAACTCTGCCTCAACACCTTTATTTATTAATCCCTTATAGATTGCATCTGCTGTCAGTGTTTCCCTTGCATTTCCTACATGGATATGTCCAGATGGTGTTATTCCACTCGCAACGATATATTTATCTGCTTTTCTCTCTTCAATCAATTTTTCAGCTATTACATCAGCCCAATGCATAATTTCCCTCAAAATTTTTGTTTTCTCTATTTTATTGTTAATTTAGAATATAAAAAATCAAAAAATCTAAATCTCTTTAAGAGTTACATAATAATTTGCTAAAATAATAACTACCAAAATAATATAAATAACTTAGTTTTTTAGATAAAAAAGCTAATTATAGTCAATCATCAAAATTTTTTATAGTTAATAATGCATTTATAAAGCCCTTTTTGGGCTTTATATGTCCTTAATAAGCATTATTTATTTGATGATTGACTAATAAAACCTCAACACAACCCTTTTCTCTCCATTACTATGAACTAACTCTAACAAATCATCCAATATTTTCTCAATTTCAACCTCTATAATTCCATATTTTTCATGAACCAACCTTATAAGTCCATCGTTATAATGCATTAATCTACCTTCAACATGAACTCTTCCAAAATATATCTCAACATACTCATCAACATCTATATTGTTAAGGTATTCAATAACCTTTTTTGGGTTTTTTACATCAATGATTTCCTCCATAATATCACTATTTTTATTTTTTTATTTGTCTGTCTGAGCTAATTTTCTAAGCCGTTCAACGCCTTTTATTTCTTTAATAACATCAACAACTGCTTTAGGGACTAAATGCTCCCATTTCTCTCCATTTAACATTCTTCTCCTAATTTCAGTTCCAGAGTATTCTTTCCTGTTAAACATCTCTGGCTTTTTTACCTCATATCCTCTCTCCTCAAACAAAACTCTAACTAACGGGTTTCCACTATACACAATATCAAATGGGGGAGTTAAGGACTCAACATAAGAAACCCAAATAGAGTTGAATTCAATATCTTTTATAGGGATTGGATAGTAGGTTAAATCGTAATCTTTAAGTGACTGAGTAATCATTAAGATTCTCTCACCAGCTGTGAATGGATTTTCTAAGGTATGGCTTTTTTGAGCACTCCCTATCCCAATAATTATTTCATCAACCTCCTCAGCTATCTTTTTTATCACTTCTAAATGTCCTTTGTGGAATGGCTGAAACCTACCAATTATAAACCCTCTCAATGTATCACCAAAAAATAGTAAAGATTTGGATTATTAAAATATATAATGATAAAATAGTCACAAAAAATTAAAAATTTAAAAGGATTTATTCCTTCTCTAAGTATGATTTTCTTATATAGTCCAATATAACCTTCTGCTCAGTTCTTGCTACAACTCTTCTTATTGTCTCTACAGCATCAATGTTTGCTGAAACACTGTCTATTCCCCACTCAACTAACTTCTCAACAATATGTGGCCTACTTCCAGCTTGCCCACAAATTGATGTTTTTATACCATACTTTTTACATGTCTTAATTACATGCTCAACCAATTTTAACACTGCAGGGTGGTCTTCCTTATAATACTTTGAAACCAAC encodes the following:
- a CDS encoding FprA family A-type flavoprotein translates to MVLKIKDNIYCMSFIEWKAKEYRSLDINKGTTYNSYLISDKNNNVLIDTVRMKSFDELLSNLKNIVNLKLDYIISSHISLDHNECIGKLVELIGAKVITTKIGKYYLDAQFDTENWEFVIVKNGDEINIGNRTLKFITDSKFGHMLTYCVEDKILFSNDLFGQHVVYKEKIDIDVGHKIMPEAKEYFANILLPYRKSILKILNILKDLDLEYICPSHGVIWHRMVDEILTKYRIWSSDSCKNVAVIVYATIYYSTEKIARALGEGLVEGGVDVIYHRLDTSPLNIIVRDILDAKYVLIGSPTINMNVHPKIGMLLTYIEGLKPSNKKIGVAFGSYGWKECATKRIIDVFKKLGFKIVDDEILTFRFPPKENDIKKIKEFGRKLAKIDV
- the lysS gene encoding lysine--tRNA ligase; the protein is MHWADVIAEKLIEERKADKYIVASGITPSGHIHVGNARETLTADAIYKGLINKGVEAELIFIADTYDPLRKLYPFLPKEFEQYIGMPLSEIPCPEGCCESYAEHFLNPYLESLDDLGVELTTYRADENYKKGLYDEKIKIALDNREKIMEILNKFRASPLPDDWWPINIVCENCGKLKTKVIAYDSEKEEVTYRCEMCGYQGEVKPYKGRAKLPWRVDWPARWSIFNVTIEPMGKDHAAAGGSYDTGVLIAREVYNYEPPKKVVYEWIQLKVGDKAIPMSSSKGVVFAVKDWTHIAHPEILRFLLLRSKPTKHIDFDLKKIPDLVDEYDRLEDFYFNNKDKDELSEEEEEKIRIYELSTPKIPESKPFVIPYRFCSIIAQLTYDEEKKDVDMERVFEILRRNNYSIEDIDEFSMKKLKDRLLMARNWALKYGEKLVIIDENEAKEIYEKLKDKQKEWIKYFAEKLKTTEFDALNLHELIYQTAKELGLNPREAFQASYMILLGKKYGPKLGAFLATLGKDFVIRRYSLFE
- a CDS encoding universal stress protein, translating into MYGENLYKKIVIPTDGSDVSLEAAKHAVNIAKEFDAEVYAIYVVDVSPFVGLPAEGTWEMISELLKEEGHEALKKVKKLAEEWGVKIHTEMLEGVPAKEIVEFAEKKKADLIVMGTTGKTGLERILLGSVAERVIKNAHCPVLVVKKPKKEE
- a CDS encoding nicotinamide-nucleotide adenylyltransferase; the encoded protein is MRGFIIGRFQPFHKGHLEVIKKIAEEVDEIIIGIGSAQKSHTLENPFTAGERILMITQSLKDYDLTYYPIPIKDIEFNSIWVSYVESLTPPFDIVYSGNPLVRVLFEERGYEVKKPEMFNRKEYSGTEIRRRMLNGEKWEHLVPKAVVDVIKEIKGVERLRKLAQTDK
- a CDS encoding DUF2097 domain-containing protein, producing the protein MEEIIDVKNPKKVIEYLNNIDVDEYVEIYFGRVHVEGRLMHYNDGLIRLVHEKYGIIEVEIEKILDDLLELVHSNGEKRVVLRFY
- a CDS encoding histone deacetylase family protein is translated as MPKILYNPDVLKHKPKFYHVENPERVETILNSLKLRGFNDIILIEGKSSIDEVLEIHSKEYVNSIVKLCNDSFNYYDGDTYISHGTLDAALTAFKLAKEAVKLALKEKDLYFALTRPPGHHAGISGKALGAMSNGFCIFNNIAGAAGLAKKYLKRVIIIDFDVHHGNGTQEIFWNDENVIHIDFHQKGIYPGTGDVFDIGGEKAEGTKINLPFPSHSTDFDYIFAWNEVVEPILDYFKPDVVLVSAGFDAFINDGLASMDLTETFYRFVGAKLSKYSIAAVLEGGYGVGLKYAPPAFLEGYIKAEDILDTLDEKYLVSPSNDIKLMVENVKRMIKEYIF
- a CDS encoding FmdE family protein, which translates into the protein MKNLEKNIDNELEELVKFHGHLCFGLALGYRVGKVVRQYFSRAEDEELVAIVENDSCSIDAIQYMLGCTFGKGNLIYKDYGKHVYIFYSRIQKKAIKISVQGTLLEYIENMVNTFEEYKEKLKKENDENETIKEKLKDFAKKLNNQIIEKVLTSSDDELFNISWIDIKPPKRAKIYRLVKCEVCGEYFIETKGRLINKKIVCKECFEKLLNQEDED
- a CDS encoding 4Fe-4S binding protein; amino-acid sequence: MVKINYKKCGYCGACVGVCEKLAINLIEHIIVIDEEKCSNCKLCTIVCPLNALEGE
- a CDS encoding 2-oxoacid:ferredoxin oxidoreductase subunit gamma, with product MRKEVRLSGFGGQGIILAGVILGRAAALYDNKEAVQTQSYGPEARGGASKSEVVISDEPIDFPKVIKPDILVCLSQQAYDKYKDDIKEGGVLLVDEDLVSTDKMPEVDVTMYKIPFTRIASEEIKLPIVANIVMLGALTRLTNIVSKESMEKAILDSVPKGTEEKNLLAFSKGYEFAEKL
- a CDS encoding 2-oxoacid:ferredoxin oxidoreductase subunit beta, with the translated sequence MHPALKYMRQDRLPHIFCSGCGNGIVMNCFLKAIDELNIKPEDYIAVSGIGCSSRVPGYLYCDSLHTTHGRPIAFATGIKIARPDKHVVVFTGDGDLAAIGGNHFIHGCRRNIDLTVICINNNIYGMTGGQVSPTTPYGKKATTAPYGSIENAMDLCKMAIAAGASYVARWTTAHPIQLVKSIKKGIQKKGFAFIEVVSQCPTYYGRFNISRKPADMIKFLKENSIHINKAKNMSEEELNGKIVVGEFLDIEKPEFVEELHKLIERLKNE
- a CDS encoding NAD(P)/FAD-dependent oxidoreductase, which translates into the protein MRELNDIYDVVVVGAGPGGSMASYASAKNGTKTLLIEKSQEIGEPVRCAEAIPSIEEFGIKPKPEFVRNIIKGGILFSPSGKKVTVTQDKAQGYIVERKIFDKYLAIRAAKAGAKVAVKTTAIGLERDGDYWNVIVEFLGEEYVIKTKVVIAADGVESNIAEYAGLKAKKKPLEICSCAEYEMTNVELLDKNMMEFYFGNEVAPGGYVWIFPKGETANVGLGVRDKKKKAIDYLEEFIENGLAKDRLKDATPIEFKVGGAPVSGPIEKTYTDGVLVVGDAAGQISPLTGGGIYLAMDCGLIAGEVASKAIKLNDWSEETLKEYERRWKEKHYEYLMNHLKYRKILEKMSDDELDALAEALGESLDGIDLKKFVKRIITKKPSLLKYFKDLL